In one Flammeovirga yaeyamensis genomic region, the following are encoded:
- a CDS encoding amidohydrolase: protein MKKTSILKSISILSLISGVIFLFSFIHQQKEIADKVFLNGKIYTVNDDQPWAEAVAIKENKILFVGTSASVKDYIDNETEVIDLKGKMMLPGFVSGHDHLISSNWMKAGVSLFEAKNKEDYLRMIKEYAEQNPDEPIVFGYGWNKDAYGGWPTAKELDSVVSDRPAMIFDFTIHDMWFNTKGLEAGGVTKDSEDTVPGMSYWRRNPDGSPEGVGVEIIWLDAFIKAGAWNPEKMMKESQEILYNKAASCGLTSVINQGLITPNLMNFPLFKEDMRYSFELLDSLDKKGELKLRTFQNYVYKNANIDVDDFVADAVALKNKYDSDKLRLHGIKIHPEGNWNSNTSLMLEKFNNVDSRGVSGVGKDKLMEIHLKSNRKGLDVHVHVDGTATTRYTIDAIEASRAEGNENRNVLQHYFWTHPDDHQRVLDMKIPVNTTPLFGSDWGGQAKDAYKFMGEYRVNNYYMKYTELPVHEGHNLSVSADVPSSPVNLLDPLFSVEGAVTLQDPQNEESVAFPPSQVPMQVVEAIKAITIYPAWQARMEDKIGSIEVGKYADLVILEDNVFEVGLRDIADIKVEATLMDGQFTYKKSETPDMSHNTKPNVSLPKELGCCEHGQHHHHSK, encoded by the coding sequence ATGAAAAAAACATCTATCTTAAAAAGTATCAGTATTCTCTCTTTGATATCGGGAGTCATATTTCTTTTCTCATTTATTCATCAGCAAAAAGAAATAGCTGATAAAGTATTTTTAAATGGAAAAATCTATACAGTAAACGATGATCAGCCATGGGCTGAAGCAGTAGCTATTAAAGAAAATAAGATTTTATTTGTTGGGACTTCAGCGTCAGTTAAGGACTATATTGATAATGAAACTGAAGTGATTGATCTAAAAGGTAAAATGATGTTGCCAGGTTTTGTAAGTGGCCACGATCATTTAATCTCTTCGAATTGGATGAAGGCAGGGGTGTCTTTATTCGAAGCCAAAAACAAAGAGGATTATCTTAGAATGATCAAAGAATATGCAGAGCAAAATCCAGACGAACCAATTGTGTTTGGTTACGGGTGGAACAAAGATGCCTATGGTGGATGGCCAACAGCGAAGGAATTAGATTCAGTTGTGTCAGACCGTCCTGCAATGATCTTCGACTTTACTATTCACGATATGTGGTTTAATACCAAAGGCCTGGAAGCAGGTGGTGTTACGAAAGATTCAGAAGACACTGTTCCTGGCATGTCTTATTGGAGAAGAAATCCTGACGGTTCTCCAGAAGGTGTTGGAGTGGAAATTATTTGGTTAGACGCTTTTATTAAAGCGGGTGCTTGGAACCCTGAAAAAATGATGAAAGAAAGCCAAGAAATTCTATACAATAAAGCAGCTTCTTGTGGTTTAACTTCGGTAATCAATCAAGGTTTAATTACACCAAACTTAATGAACTTTCCATTATTTAAAGAAGACATGAGATATTCTTTCGAATTGTTGGATTCATTAGATAAGAAGGGAGAATTAAAGTTAAGAACGTTTCAAAATTACGTTTATAAGAATGCGAATATTGATGTAGATGATTTTGTTGCTGATGCAGTAGCGTTAAAAAATAAATATGATTCAGATAAACTTCGTTTACATGGTATTAAAATACATCCTGAAGGAAACTGGAATTCTAATACTTCATTAATGCTTGAAAAATTTAATAATGTAGATTCAAGAGGTGTTTCTGGAGTTGGAAAAGATAAATTGATGGAAATCCATTTAAAATCGAATAGAAAAGGTTTAGATGTTCATGTTCACGTAGATGGTACTGCAACTACACGTTATACTATAGATGCAATCGAAGCTTCTAGGGCTGAGGGAAATGAGAATAGAAATGTCTTACAACATTATTTCTGGACACACCCAGATGATCATCAAAGAGTATTGGATATGAAGATCCCTGTGAATACTACTCCTTTATTTGGATCGGATTGGGGTGGTCAAGCCAAAGATGCCTATAAATTTATGGGAGAGTATAGAGTAAATAACTACTATATGAAGTACACAGAGTTACCTGTTCACGAAGGACATAATTTAAGTGTTAGTGCAGACGTTCCATCATCACCGGTAAATCTTTTAGATCCATTATTTAGTGTAGAGGGAGCAGTGACTTTACAAGATCCTCAAAACGAGGAATCGGTAGCTTTTCCTCCTTCACAAGTACCAATGCAAGTGGTAGAAGCGATAAAAGCCATTACAATTTACCCAGCATGGCAAGCAAGAATGGAAGATAAAATTGGATCGATTGAAGTAGGCAAATATGCTGACCTAGTAATCTTAGAAGATAATGTTTTTGAGGTAGGGTTAAGAGATATCGCTGATATTAAAGTAGAAGCTACTTTGATGGATGGTCAATTCACTTATAAAAAATCTGAAACACCAGATATGTCTCATAACACTAAACCCAACGTCTCCTTGCCTAAGGAGTTAGGATGTTGTGAACATGGTCAACATCATCATCATTCAAAATAA
- a CDS encoding lipase family protein → MNNNPIVYKYYSKGIECIINYDDGILNIEFHPTNKVYYWLIKRLNTQKKNGIHSGYLKSFLLISKNLWKEQNNLLIAAEQVNVIGFGVGGAIAKLFCLEYFRRYHQTSSIVTYDSPIPFDDAKLEEFNTAVHHQRHYIFGLNLVNNFRWRVIKQMFTPKLKLKRNEM, encoded by the coding sequence ATGAACAATAACCCTATTGTATATAAATATTATTCCAAAGGAATAGAGTGTATAATAAATTACGACGACGGTATTTTAAACATAGAATTTCATCCCACTAATAAAGTATATTATTGGTTAATTAAGAGATTAAACACCCAAAAGAAAAATGGTATACATAGTGGTTATCTCAAATCATTTCTGTTGATATCAAAAAATCTTTGGAAAGAACAGAACAACCTACTAATAGCTGCTGAGCAGGTCAATGTAATTGGCTTTGGAGTGGGAGGTGCTATCGCAAAATTATTTTGCTTAGAATATTTCAGAAGATATCATCAAACATCTTCTATTGTAACGTATGATAGCCCTATTCCTTTTGATGATGCGAAGTTGGAGGAATTTAATACTGCGGTACATCATCAAAGACATTATATTTTTGGTTTGAACTTAGTCAATAATTTTCGTTGGAGAGTAATCAAACAAATGTTTACTCCTAAACTTAAATTAAAAAGAAATGAGATGTAA
- a CDS encoding T9SS type A sorting domain-containing protein has translation MKIFTNATLIILIGCLLNSCVSTIEQDFTTFEVTPYIREHVEIKTNTINSSGSLAHQEIKIINNSTYEFTGGAVHNVIFDITPGSSLLLSGDSNMGDVGILTNGHKGFCISNGANIIIDNEPLNLENDCYDFDDLPVEMIYINSEKRDNNILIKWATATEENSDYFGVERSFDKKQWEEISQVKSAGNSQVKIDYSFLDDKIGEVNQVVYHRLKQVDFDGNYSYYGPVAVKMGDQNASEVTMYPNPVKYQEDLNIVTNYETMKVKVFDMSGRVYHEKTYQKNFTNIPMNFGVGMLMVEVTSGSQKVTEKIMVQ, from the coding sequence ATGAAAATCTTTACCAACGCTACTTTAATCATTCTTATTGGATGTTTATTGAATTCTTGTGTCTCTACAATTGAGCAAGATTTTACAACTTTTGAGGTTACCCCTTATATAAGGGAACATGTAGAAATTAAAACAAATACTATTAATTCTAGTGGTTCTTTAGCACACCAAGAAATCAAAATTATAAATAACAGCACTTATGAGTTTACAGGAGGAGCTGTTCATAACGTTATATTTGACATTACTCCAGGGAGTTCGTTATTACTATCCGGAGATAGTAATATGGGTGATGTAGGTATTCTTACAAATGGTCATAAAGGATTTTGTATATCAAATGGAGCAAATATTATTATTGATAATGAACCATTAAATTTAGAGAATGACTGTTATGATTTCGATGATTTACCCGTAGAAATGATCTACATCAACTCCGAAAAAAGAGACAACAACATTCTAATAAAATGGGCAACAGCAACAGAGGAAAATAGCGATTATTTCGGCGTTGAAAGATCGTTTGATAAGAAACAATGGGAAGAGATCTCTCAAGTGAAATCTGCTGGAAATTCTCAGGTGAAAATTGACTATTCTTTCTTAGATGATAAAATTGGAGAAGTCAATCAAGTGGTATATCACAGGTTAAAACAAGTCGATTTCGATGGCAACTATTCTTATTACGGTCCAGTGGCGGTCAAAATGGGTGATCAAAATGCGAGTGAGGTGACAATGTATCCTAACCCAGTAAAATACCAAGAAGACCTAAATATTGTCACGAATTATGAAACAATGAAAGTGAAAGTTTTTGATATGTCCGGTAGAGTCTATCACGAAAAAACTTATCAAAAGAATTTTACCAATATCCCTATGAACTTTGGTGTAGGGATGTTAATGGTGGAAGTTACTTCTGGAAGTCAGAAAGTAACTGAAAAGATTATGGTACAATAA
- a CDS encoding phage holin family protein, whose amino-acid sequence MKAFIVRTLVAGIAILVCAWILEAFGASTIITGYGDAVIAALIIGLLNAFIKPLITLITLPLTVLTLGLFLLVINGIIFYLAGHFFSGFHVDSFGLAFVFSLFYSTVLSFLNEIFDVKEK is encoded by the coding sequence ATGAAAGCATTTATTGTTAGAACATTAGTAGCAGGTATCGCAATTTTGGTATGTGCATGGATTTTAGAAGCATTTGGAGCATCTACGATCATTACGGGATATGGTGATGCAGTGATTGCAGCACTAATCATTGGTTTATTAAATGCATTTATAAAACCTCTGATTACCCTTATTACTTTACCTTTAACGGTATTGACACTAGGTCTCTTTCTTCTAGTGATTAATGGAATTATCTTCTATTTGGCAGGGCATTTCTTTTCAGGGTTTCATGTAGATTCCTTTGGGTTGGCCTTTGTTTTTAGTTTATTCTATTCGACAGTACTTTCATTCTTGAATGAAATCTTTGATGTGAAAGAAAAATAA
- a CDS encoding SRPBCC family protein: MKLNIKVLFILLFSFQFSFAQEWTTEKTENGSITVKSRVISQEKNGKKSQVVEYEATTITDVKIENLLAVLKDASKHKYFSEDTEESKKLKDLPNGEWLVYYFVDAPFPMPNNDLIVKMKEINNNGIISLIGEAAPSLYKMENVKRMTYYNISYHLKDLENGQSELKTTVSMTPVAKAPDFLVRTWLPDGPSDIVKNIIIEAKKLK; the protein is encoded by the coding sequence ATGAAATTAAACATCAAAGTCCTCTTCATCTTATTATTTAGCTTTCAATTTTCTTTTGCTCAAGAATGGACTACTGAAAAAACAGAAAACGGTAGCATTACTGTGAAAAGTAGAGTGATTAGCCAAGAAAAAAATGGTAAAAAATCACAGGTTGTCGAATACGAAGCCACCACAATTACAGATGTGAAAATTGAAAATTTATTAGCGGTTCTAAAAGATGCTTCTAAACATAAATACTTTTCTGAGGATACTGAGGAAAGTAAAAAATTAAAAGATCTCCCTAACGGTGAATGGTTGGTGTACTACTTTGTAGATGCCCCTTTTCCAATGCCCAATAATGATTTGATTGTAAAGATGAAGGAAATAAATAATAATGGCATCATTTCTTTGATTGGTGAAGCTGCTCCCTCTCTTTACAAAATGGAAAATGTAAAAAGAATGACTTACTATAATATATCCTATCATTTAAAAGATTTGGAAAATGGGCAGTCTGAATTAAAAACAACAGTAAGCATGACTCCCGTGGCTAAAGCTCCCGACTTTTTGGTAAGAACTTGGCTCCCTGATGGCCCTTCTGACATTGTAAAGAATATCATTATTGAAGCTAAAAAACTAAAGTAA
- a CDS encoding O-acetylhomoserine aminocarboxypropyltransferase/cysteine synthase family protein — translation MSDYKFETLQLHAGQEVDPTTNSRAVPLYQTTSYVFNNAEHAANLFGLKEFGNIYTRLMNPTTDVFEKRVAALEGGVAAVATASGQSAQFLAITNLLEAGENFVSSSFLYGGTYNQFKVQFKRLGIEARFAEGDTAEAFAAKIDDKTKAIYLETIGNPELSILDFEKIADVAKAHKIPVIVDNTFGAGGYVFQPLKHGANIVTASATKWIGGHGTSIGGIIVDGGNFDWGNGNFPIFTEPSEGYHGLKFWEVFGEGNPLGLPNIAFAIRARVEGLRDYGPAISPFNSFQLIQGLETLSLRMERICDNALKLASHLEQHELVDKVNYPGLTSSKYHETAKKYFKRGFGGVFTFEVKGGYEAAKTFVSELQLVSHLANVGDAKTLAIHPSSTTHEQLSKEEQIASGVTEGMVRISTGFEHIDDIIGDIEQALAKTATTVV, via the coding sequence ATGAGCGATTACAAATTTGAAACTTTACAGCTTCATGCTGGTCAAGAGGTAGACCCAACAACTAATTCAAGAGCAGTTCCATTATATCAAACGACATCTTATGTATTTAATAATGCAGAACATGCGGCCAATTTATTTGGATTAAAGGAGTTCGGCAACATTTATACTCGATTGATGAATCCTACAACGGATGTTTTTGAAAAAAGAGTAGCCGCTTTAGAAGGTGGTGTTGCAGCTGTAGCTACAGCTTCTGGACAGTCTGCTCAGTTTTTGGCGATTACTAACTTATTAGAAGCTGGTGAAAATTTCGTTTCTTCATCTTTCCTTTATGGCGGTACATATAATCAGTTTAAAGTACAATTTAAACGTTTAGGCATTGAAGCAAGATTTGCTGAAGGTGACACAGCTGAAGCATTTGCAGCTAAAATAGATGACAAAACTAAGGCGATTTATTTGGAGACTATTGGCAACCCTGAGTTAAGTATTCTTGACTTCGAAAAAATTGCTGATGTTGCTAAAGCACATAAAATTCCAGTAATAGTAGACAATACATTTGGTGCAGGTGGTTATGTTTTCCAACCATTAAAACATGGGGCGAATATCGTAACAGCTTCTGCCACAAAATGGATTGGCGGACATGGTACATCTATTGGTGGTATTATCGTAGACGGTGGTAACTTCGATTGGGGTAATGGTAATTTCCCAATTTTCACTGAGCCATCAGAAGGATATCATGGATTAAAATTCTGGGAAGTATTTGGTGAAGGAAACCCATTAGGACTTCCAAATATTGCTTTTGCAATCAGAGCAAGAGTAGAAGGTTTAAGAGATTACGGTCCTGCCATTTCTCCATTCAACTCTTTCCAATTGATTCAAGGTTTAGAGACTCTATCGCTTAGAATGGAAAGAATTTGTGATAATGCTCTCAAATTAGCTTCTCATTTAGAGCAACATGAATTAGTGGATAAAGTGAATTACCCTGGTTTGACATCAAGTAAATACCATGAGACCGCTAAAAAATACTTTAAAAGAGGTTTCGGAGGTGTGTTCACATTTGAAGTGAAAGGTGGATATGAAGCGGCCAAGACTTTCGTTTCAGAACTTCAATTGGTAAGTCACCTTGCCAACGTAGGTGATGCGAAAACATTAGCCATTCATCCGTCTTCGACAACTCACGAACAATTAAGCAAAGAAGAGCAAATTGCTAGTGGTGTAACAGAAGGTATGGTACGTATCTCTACAGGTTTTGAGCATATCGATGATATTATCGGTGATATTGAACAAGCTTTGGCAAAAACGGCAACAACTGTAGTTTAA
- a CDS encoding GNAT family N-acetyltransferase, which translates to MNKVNLNFKKHANFIPQHHSLMRVLEGDSLTYIDSGFKSDTFNIIHIEDQNFTAESLKEGLSFIDNRLRVPCVWIDGADITDKGLEVFDTLDMIRNDSSVMLSLDIKETTEYKPSSKISRTKQKQDIIDHAFVIANNWDPFDVEVLHYYNRASEFLLDQNNSLMFNYFDGEATVGVIELFIEPDQPTTAGIYNLSVLKENRKQGIGFQLIQHALYTAQALGVNNVVAHASDDSVRLFEKLEFVKEGEIVEFGKK; encoded by the coding sequence ATGAATAAAGTAAACTTAAATTTCAAAAAACATGCAAACTTCATCCCTCAACATCATTCTTTAATGAGGGTTTTAGAAGGTGATTCTTTGACTTATATTGATAGTGGCTTCAAAAGTGATACATTCAATATAATACATATTGAAGATCAGAATTTTACGGCAGAATCTTTAAAAGAAGGATTGTCATTTATTGATAATCGATTAAGAGTTCCTTGTGTTTGGATAGACGGTGCTGATATTACAGATAAAGGCTTAGAGGTTTTTGATACACTAGATATGATAAGAAATGACAGCAGTGTAATGCTTTCATTAGATATTAAGGAGACTACTGAATATAAGCCATCGTCAAAGATTAGTAGAACAAAACAGAAGCAAGATATTATCGATCATGCTTTCGTAATTGCCAATAATTGGGATCCTTTTGATGTAGAAGTCCTACACTACTATAACAGAGCCTCAGAGTTTCTTTTAGATCAGAATAATAGTCTAATGTTTAATTATTTTGATGGTGAAGCGACTGTTGGTGTAATTGAGTTATTCATAGAACCGGATCAACCAACAACTGCAGGAATCTACAATCTATCTGTTTTAAAGGAAAATAGAAAACAAGGTATAGGTTTTCAACTAATTCAGCATGCCCTTTATACTGCTCAAGCTTTGGGAGTGAACAATGTTGTAGCACATGCTTCAGATGATTCTGTAAGACTTTTTGAAAAATTGGAATTTGTAAAAGAAGGCGAAATTGTAGAGTTTGGAAAAAAATAA
- a CDS encoding DEAD/DEAH box helicase, producing the protein MENITLDNIKKNLGISEFNKIQVESMEKAKSHNELILLAPTGTGKTLGYLLPILNKINPDVEGVQALILVPSRELALQIEKVFKSIGSKFKINCCYGGHAFQIEQKNLSQPPQVLVGTPGRIASHIEEETFDYSTVESIVFDEFDKALEFGFLKDMEYIYTSLRSIEFKMLTSATDLAEYPEFLRLNQPQKLNHLTAQIPKPLTVLQTEVKSKEKLTQLLKLIYHLKAERMIIFCNHRAAVERISSFFKEEELEHQMFHGGMEQIDRERALVKFRNDTSLILITTDLAARGLDIPMIQHVIHYQLPPKEDAFIHRNGRTARMNETGNAYMLLADDDEIPEYVNTYPRHFDIPQDAPKPAPTQWETIYVSAGKKNKINKIDLVGLFIKKGNLDKNDIGLIEVKDFISFIAVKKSKAALVAKRLNKERVKKIKVKVDIAQ; encoded by the coding sequence ATGGAAAATATCACGTTAGACAATATAAAGAAGAACCTAGGGATTTCTGAGTTCAATAAGATTCAGGTGGAGAGTATGGAGAAAGCCAAATCTCATAATGAATTGATATTATTGGCTCCAACAGGTACTGGAAAGACCTTAGGATATCTTTTGCCTATTTTAAATAAAATCAATCCAGATGTTGAAGGAGTACAAGCATTAATCTTAGTACCTTCAAGAGAACTGGCGTTACAAATAGAAAAAGTTTTTAAATCGATTGGTTCGAAATTCAAAATTAACTGTTGCTATGGTGGACACGCCTTCCAAATAGAACAAAAGAATTTAAGTCAGCCACCTCAAGTACTTGTGGGTACTCCTGGTAGAATAGCGTCCCATATCGAAGAAGAAACTTTCGATTACAGTACAGTTGAGAGTATTGTTTTCGACGAGTTTGATAAAGCATTAGAGTTTGGCTTCTTAAAAGATATGGAATACATCTATACTAGTTTAAGAAGTATAGAATTTAAGATGTTGACTTCCGCAACTGATTTAGCGGAATACCCTGAATTTTTAAGGCTGAACCAACCTCAAAAGTTAAATCACTTAACTGCTCAAATCCCGAAGCCTTTAACGGTTTTACAAACTGAAGTAAAGAGTAAAGAAAAGCTGACTCAGTTATTAAAGTTAATCTATCATCTTAAAGCAGAAAGGATGATTATCTTTTGTAATCACCGAGCGGCTGTAGAACGTATTTCATCTTTCTTTAAAGAAGAGGAATTAGAGCATCAAATGTTTCATGGTGGAATGGAACAAATTGATAGAGAACGTGCATTGGTAAAATTCAGAAACGATACCTCCTTGATCTTAATCACTACAGATCTTGCAGCTAGAGGTCTAGATATTCCAATGATTCAGCATGTGATTCATTATCAATTACCTCCGAAGGAAGATGCATTTATTCATAGAAACGGAAGAACAGCCCGAATGAATGAAACGGGTAATGCCTATATGCTCTTAGCAGATGATGATGAAATACCTGAATATGTAAATACATATCCTCGTCATTTTGATATCCCTCAAGATGCTCCTAAGCCAGCTCCTACGCAATGGGAAACGATCTATGTGTCTGCAGGTAAGAAAAATAAAATCAATAAAATTGATTTAGTTGGATTATTTATCAAAAAAGGGAATTTAGATAAAAATGATATCGGCCTTATCGAAGTGAAAGACTTCATTTCATTTATTGCAGTAAAAAAATCTAAAGCTGCTCTTGTGGCGAAAAGGCTTAATAAGGAAAGAGTAAAGAAGATAAAGGTAAAAGTAGATATTGCTCAGTAG
- a CDS encoding DNA-processing protein DprA has protein sequence MNHLNSIILSFLNIKGYSHKFLFRYEKELLEAVNETTSVFEGITYVLEKTNRILKVTSDEINSAIEKAKAIEKKCTDYNIHILNFLDEDFPASVKNNHNLWSVLFTVGNYKLLNEYTVGIIGTTKPDAHGQIVSQRIGTYCTEEEITLVLNQQRGVTVEVLKEFDGTFIGVASAGLDTKYEPLDDIHHQQNRCVISPFVPGITYDEYRYIEGSKLVGCLSNRVILVQDAPSDDTRFVLSYFCRLNRTLGVILPVQSAQKSPINQGNMLVIDKGEEGLITYCKAKDLNSKTLECEIKLLKTKNDFPQFFKEEDIPF, from the coding sequence ATGAATCATTTAAATAGTATTATTCTGTCTTTTTTGAACATCAAAGGGTATAGCCATAAATTTTTATTTCGATATGAAAAGGAATTATTGGAGGCTGTAAACGAAACAACTTCAGTCTTTGAGGGCATCACCTATGTATTAGAAAAAACAAATAGAATACTAAAAGTGACCTCTGATGAAATAAACTCAGCAATTGAAAAGGCAAAAGCTATCGAAAAAAAGTGTACTGATTATAATATTCATATCCTTAATTTTTTAGATGAAGATTTTCCAGCATCGGTAAAGAATAATCATAATTTATGGTCGGTGCTCTTTACAGTAGGAAACTACAAATTATTGAATGAGTATACAGTTGGTATTATCGGTACAACAAAGCCTGATGCTCACGGACAAATTGTAAGTCAAAGGATTGGAACATACTGTACCGAAGAAGAAATTACCCTTGTTTTGAATCAACAAAGGGGGGTGACTGTAGAAGTATTAAAAGAATTTGATGGGACTTTTATTGGTGTGGCTTCAGCAGGTCTAGACACCAAATACGAACCATTAGACGATATACATCATCAACAAAATAGATGTGTGATCTCTCCTTTTGTTCCTGGAATTACCTATGACGAATACCGTTATATAGAAGGTTCTAAATTAGTTGGCTGTTTATCAAATAGAGTCATCTTAGTACAAGATGCACCATCTGATGATACCCGATTTGTACTTTCTTACTTTTGTAGATTAAACCGAACTTTGGGTGTGATTTTACCTGTACAAAGTGCTCAGAAGTCGCCTATCAATCAAGGAAACATGTTGGTGATAGATAAAGGTGAGGAGGGTTTAATTACCTATTGTAAGGCGAAAGATTTGAATTCTAAAACGTTGGAATGCGAAATCAAATTATTGAAGACAAAGAACGACTTCCCTCAATTTTTTAAAGAAGAAGACATACCTTTTTAA
- a CDS encoding serine hydrolase — MNKKYYYSLLLLLCHFQLFGQTYKKEVKKIDAYFSQIIQDWEVPSMSVGIIKDGQLIFSKGYGTKEIGKEETPDKETLYAIASISKGFTATMISQLVDEGKLNWEDKVVDHLPYFAVYDPMITQLITVKDILSHRVGLGTFSGDIMWYQSDYTSEEIIKRIKYVPQSFELRDGFGYSNLMFITAGQLIKEVTGKTWGENVQERILDPLGMDRTIYSLKNLDKKGNYATPHRLENNTKNIPIEWTNWEEIAATGGLISSVEDLAKWLDFNMKNGIMNGDTLISASSRNQLWKIQNPYTSDLTKSHMETHFSGYGLGWGVKDYHGNLRVSHSGGYDGMITMVNMIPDQQLGVIVLTNGLKSPISAASNYAIDVMLGMKEVKDYSKLYLESSNKRFVKDDRVEKMRESKVEGTKPTLNLKNFEGVYHSKLNGDIKVELVNGQLSLTFEHQSFLNADLAHWHYNTFELKWKNTSPWFTLGTVNFTTDNQNNVTGITFEVPNHDFYFEEIRAKKVK; from the coding sequence ATGAATAAAAAATACTATTACAGCCTCTTATTACTTCTGTGTCATTTTCAACTTTTCGGACAAACATACAAGAAAGAAGTAAAGAAAATCGATGCCTATTTTTCTCAAATAATTCAAGATTGGGAAGTGCCTTCTATGTCGGTGGGTATTATTAAAGACGGACAACTAATTTTTAGTAAAGGATACGGAACGAAAGAAATAGGTAAAGAGGAAACTCCAGATAAGGAAACTTTATATGCTATTGCAAGTATATCAAAGGGATTTACAGCAACAATGATCTCTCAATTAGTGGACGAAGGTAAACTGAATTGGGAGGATAAAGTGGTGGATCATCTGCCTTATTTTGCTGTTTACGATCCTATGATCACCCAATTGATAACGGTAAAAGACATCTTATCTCATAGAGTAGGTTTAGGTACTTTTTCGGGAGATATTATGTGGTATCAATCAGATTATACATCTGAAGAAATTATTAAAAGAATAAAGTATGTTCCTCAAAGTTTTGAACTAAGAGATGGATTCGGATACTCTAACCTTATGTTTATTACCGCTGGTCAGTTAATCAAAGAAGTGACGGGTAAAACTTGGGGAGAAAATGTACAAGAAAGAATATTGGATCCTTTAGGAATGGATAGAACGATTTATTCTTTAAAAAACTTAGACAAGAAAGGGAACTATGCCACTCCTCACCGTTTAGAAAATAATACCAAGAATATTCCAATTGAATGGACAAATTGGGAAGAAATTGCCGCAACAGGTGGTTTGATTTCGTCTGTTGAGGATTTAGCAAAATGGTTGGATTTTAATATGAAAAATGGAATCATGAATGGGGATACTCTGATTTCAGCTTCATCAAGAAACCAATTATGGAAGATACAAAACCCTTACACATCGGACTTGACAAAATCACATATGGAAACTCACTTTTCTGGTTATGGTTTAGGATGGGGTGTAAAGGACTATCATGGTAATTTGAGAGTTTCTCACTCAGGTGGTTATGATGGTATGATCACGATGGTGAATATGATCCCTGATCAACAATTGGGAGTGATTGTATTAACGAATGGGTTAAAATCGCCTATATCTGCAGCATCGAACTATGCCATTGATGTGATGTTAGGAATGAAGGAAGTAAAAGATTATAGCAAACTTTACTTGGAGTCATCAAATAAACGATTCGTGAAAGATGATAGAGTAGAGAAAATGAGGGAAAGTAAAGTGGAGGGAACAAAGCCCACTTTAAATTTGAAAAACTTCGAAGGTGTTTATCATTCCAAATTAAATGGCGATATTAAAGTTGAATTAGTGAATGGCCAACTAAGTTTGACATTTGAGCATCAGAGTTTCTTAAATGCAGATTTAGCACATTGGCATTATAATACATTCGAATTGAAGTGGAAAAATACGAGTCCTTGGTTTACATTAGGTACGGTAAATTTCACTACTGATAATCAGAATAACGTTACAGGAATCACGTTTGAAGTTCCTAATCATGATTTTTATTTTGAGGAAATTCGAGCTAAAAAAGTAAAATAA